A region from the Gallaecimonas xiamenensis 3-C-1 genome encodes:
- a CDS encoding sulfite exporter TauE/SafE family protein — MTLGFWPAVLMGLAGAGHCLGMCGSLAGAFSLTVAPNRRLVTLLMYNLGRLASYGLAGALVGGLGAYVSAIGTPLLLAFRLLAALLLVLMALYLLRWHLGLMRLEALGQHLWRRLKPLAGDLLPLKNPWQALPLGLLWGWLPCGLVYSALSWALVSGSALDGGLSMLAFGLGTLPVMLATGLAATKLKQLLQHPGFKGLAAFILLAMAVNLLFVTWRQWMPA; from the coding sequence GTGACCCTGGGGTTTTGGCCTGCGGTGCTGATGGGTCTGGCTGGCGCCGGCCACTGCCTTGGCATGTGCGGCAGCCTGGCCGGGGCCTTTTCCCTGACGGTGGCACCGAACCGGCGCCTGGTGACTTTACTGATGTACAACCTGGGCCGCCTGGCCAGTTACGGCCTGGCCGGCGCCCTGGTAGGGGGCCTTGGCGCCTATGTGAGCGCCATAGGCACGCCGCTGCTGCTGGCCTTTCGGCTGCTGGCCGCCTTGCTGCTGGTGCTGATGGCTTTGTACCTGTTGCGCTGGCACCTGGGGCTGATGCGCCTTGAAGCCCTGGGCCAGCACCTTTGGCGCCGCCTAAAACCCCTGGCCGGGGATCTGCTGCCCCTAAAGAATCCCTGGCAGGCCCTGCCCCTTGGCCTTTTGTGGGGCTGGCTGCCCTGCGGCCTGGTCTATTCGGCCCTGTCCTGGGCCCTGGTCAGCGGTTCGGCCCTTGATGGCGGCCTTAGCATGCTGGCCTTCGGCCTTGGCACCCTGCCGGTGATGCTGGCAACGGGGCTTGCCGCCACTAAACTCAAACAACTGCTGCAACATCCTGGCTTTAAAGGCCTTGCAGCCTTTATCCTATTGGCTATGGCGGTTAATCTGTTGTTTGTCACCTGGCGGCAATGGATGCCGGCGTGA
- the ccoS gene encoding cbb3-type cytochrome oxidase assembly protein CcoS, which yields MSILALLIPIAVLIVIIAVAVFFWAVKSQQFEDLDRQGHSILFDEDDKDPKP from the coding sequence GTGAGCATCCTGGCCCTGCTGATACCCATTGCCGTATTGATCGTCATCATCGCCGTGGCGGTGTTCTTCTGGGCGGTGAAAAGCCAGCAATTTGAGGATCTCGACCGCCAGGGCCACAGCATCCTCTTCGACGAAGACGACAAGGATCCCAAACCGTGA
- a CDS encoding heavy metal translocating P-type ATPase → MSPDNLCYHCHQPLDPGSTFRTRILGKDRALCCAGCQAVSQAIVDSGLSDYYRYRTQAAVAPDALVPQALAGYDSPALQRQFVHQDGELSEVILSVDNLSCAACAWLIEKRLGAMNGVARVHVNATSQRLQVRWQQDRLPLSALLKALADLGYPALPFAPDQQEALYSAQLKRLTLRLGLAGIATMQVMMFAFAFYFGVGNDGELGQYFRYLSWGLASPVALYSAQPFYQAAWRQLRLGQPGMDVPVSIAILGAYLASSYATFGGGGEVYFESIAMFTFLLLTGRLLELRARHKAAQGAANLLKLVPALAWQVTDQGPCQVPVAQLALGDRVQVRPGEKVPTDLRLTSSGAELDESFLTGEALPVAKKCGDSLYAGSLNLRSPLEGEVKALGADNLVAGILRLQEGAQAQKPKSAQLADLIARRFVVRLLLVALLTYLGWLWWRPEDAFWVTLSVLVASCPCALSLATPAALTCTMSRLGQLGWLVRQGDSLEVLPHIDTVLFDKTGTLTQGRLELADIKAMRGEAGHWAAVAAALEAGSEHPIARAFDPYAATLKADGIENHPGQGVSGTLAGVSYRLGSAAFTQSPDLGASLYLADQQGPLAGFWLKDRLRDDAPDLIARLKARGLEVALLTGDGSPLADQLGQSLGIKVSKGLLPADKLAHIRALQQGGHKVLVVGDGVNDAPVLAGADLSLAMGSGTDLARASSDVVLLGDQLGKLDSAWQLVLKGRRIIRQNYGWALCYNLVIVPVAVLGLVSPWLAALGMSLSSLLVLSNSLRLLK, encoded by the coding sequence GTGAGCCCTGACAACCTCTGTTACCACTGCCACCAACCCCTGGACCCGGGCAGCACCTTTCGCACCCGCATCCTCGGTAAGGACAGGGCCCTTTGCTGCGCCGGTTGCCAAGCGGTAAGCCAGGCCATAGTCGATAGCGGCCTGAGCGACTATTACCGCTACCGCACCCAGGCGGCGGTGGCCCCCGATGCCCTGGTACCCCAGGCCCTGGCGGGCTACGACAGCCCTGCCCTGCAGCGCCAGTTCGTGCACCAGGACGGGGAGCTGAGCGAGGTTATCCTGTCGGTGGATAACCTAAGCTGCGCCGCCTGTGCCTGGCTGATTGAAAAACGCCTGGGGGCCATGAACGGGGTGGCCCGGGTCCATGTCAACGCCACCAGCCAGCGCCTGCAGGTACGCTGGCAGCAAGATAGGCTGCCTCTGTCGGCCCTGCTAAAGGCCCTGGCAGACTTGGGGTACCCGGCCCTGCCCTTTGCCCCGGACCAGCAAGAAGCCCTCTACAGCGCCCAGCTCAAACGCCTTACCCTGCGCCTGGGCCTGGCCGGTATTGCCACCATGCAGGTGATGATGTTCGCCTTCGCCTTTTATTTCGGGGTGGGTAATGACGGCGAGCTGGGCCAGTATTTTCGCTACCTGTCCTGGGGACTGGCCAGCCCCGTCGCCCTCTATTCGGCCCAGCCCTTCTACCAGGCCGCCTGGCGCCAGCTGCGCCTGGGCCAGCCCGGTATGGATGTGCCGGTGTCCATCGCCATCCTCGGCGCCTACCTGGCCTCCAGCTACGCCACCTTTGGCGGCGGGGGCGAGGTCTATTTCGAGTCCATCGCCATGTTCACCTTCCTGCTGCTCACCGGCCGGCTGCTGGAGCTGCGGGCCCGGCACAAGGCGGCCCAGGGCGCGGCCAACCTGTTAAAACTGGTGCCTGCCCTGGCCTGGCAGGTCACCGACCAGGGGCCTTGCCAGGTGCCGGTAGCGCAATTGGCCCTGGGGGACAGGGTCCAGGTCAGGCCGGGGGAGAAGGTGCCCACCGATCTTCGCCTTACCAGTAGCGGCGCCGAGCTGGACGAAAGCTTTTTAACCGGCGAGGCCCTGCCGGTGGCCAAAAAGTGCGGCGACAGCCTCTATGCCGGTAGCCTTAACCTGCGCTCCCCCCTGGAAGGGGAAGTCAAAGCCCTGGGGGCCGACAACCTGGTGGCGGGGATTTTGCGGCTGCAAGAAGGCGCCCAGGCCCAAAAGCCCAAGAGTGCCCAATTGGCCGACCTCATAGCCCGGCGCTTTGTGGTGCGGCTGCTGCTGGTGGCGCTACTGACCTACCTGGGCTGGCTCTGGTGGCGCCCCGAAGACGCCTTCTGGGTAACCTTGTCGGTGCTGGTTGCCAGCTGCCCTTGCGCCCTGTCCCTGGCCACCCCTGCCGCCCTGACCTGCACCATGAGCCGTCTGGGCCAGCTGGGCTGGCTAGTGCGCCAAGGCGACAGCCTGGAAGTGCTGCCGCACATCGACACCGTGCTGTTCGACAAGACCGGCACCTTGACCCAGGGCCGCCTGGAACTGGCCGACATCAAAGCCATGCGCGGCGAGGCTGGCCATTGGGCAGCGGTAGCGGCCGCCCTGGAAGCGGGCTCAGAGCACCCCATAGCCCGTGCCTTTGACCCTTACGCCGCAACCCTCAAGGCCGACGGCATCGAAAACCACCCGGGCCAGGGAGTGAGCGGTACCCTGGCTGGGGTGTCTTACCGCCTGGGGTCGGCCGCCTTTACCCAGAGCCCGGATCTCGGGGCCAGCCTCTACCTTGCCGACCAACAAGGCCCCCTGGCCGGGTTTTGGCTCAAAGACCGCTTGCGGGACGACGCCCCTGACCTTATCGCCCGCCTTAAAGCCCGGGGGCTTGAGGTGGCGCTGTTAACCGGTGACGGCTCACCCCTGGCCGACCAGTTGGGCCAGTCCCTTGGCATCAAGGTCAGCAAGGGGCTGTTACCGGCCGATAAGCTGGCCCATATCCGCGCCTTGCAGCAGGGCGGCCACAAGGTGCTGGTGGTGGGCGACGGGGTTAACGACGCCCCGGTGCTGGCCGGGGCCGACCTGTCCCTGGCCATGGGCTCGGGAACCGACCTGGCCCGGGCCAGCAGCGACGTGGTGTTGCTGGGGGACCAGCTGGGCAAGCTCGACAGCGCCTGGCAGCTGGTGCTCAAGGGCCGGCGCATCATCCGCCAAAATTACGGCTGGGCCCTGTGTTATAACCTGGTGATAGTGCCGGTGGCGGTGCTGGGCCTGGTCAGCCCCTGGCTGGCCGCCCTTGGCATGTCCTTAAGCTCGCTGCTGGTGCTGTCCAATTCCCTGAGGTTACTGAAGTGA
- a CDS encoding FixH family protein has protein sequence MQPWYKQFWPWFLITLPVCAVVASCYTFYIAATDPADLVVADYYKEGKAINLELTELNAAQSRHIRATVTQVPGGLDMVLSGDDLEPGLAVKLSLHHATLARNDFDRMLTANAAGVYHLVLDHPMVGRWHLQAEPFDGQWRVQAQVDFDEEHQAVLTGEP, from the coding sequence ATGCAGCCCTGGTACAAGCAATTCTGGCCCTGGTTCTTGATTACCCTGCCCGTCTGCGCCGTGGTGGCCAGCTGTTACACCTTCTATATTGCGGCCACCGATCCTGCCGATCTGGTGGTGGCCGACTATTACAAGGAAGGCAAGGCCATCAACCTGGAACTGACCGAGCTCAATGCCGCCCAGAGCCGCCATATCCGGGCCACCGTCACCCAGGTGCCAGGGGGGCTGGATATGGTGTTGAGCGGCGACGACCTGGAGCCCGGCCTGGCGGTCAAGCTCAGCCTGCACCACGCCACCCTGGCCCGTAACGATTTCGACCGCATGCTGACCGCCAATGCCGCCGGTGTTTACCACCTGGTTCTGGACCACCCCATGGTCGGGCGCTGGCACCTGCAGGCCGAACCCTTTGACGGCCAATGGCGGGTCCAAGCCCAGGTAGATTTTGACGAGGAACACCAGGCGGTGCTGACCGGTGAGCCCTGA
- the ccoP gene encoding cytochrome-c oxidase, cbb3-type subunit III — protein sequence MSSFWSIWIIVLTLIVIIGCAVVLFWARRNSTDIKEGELMHHSFDGIVEINNPLPRWWYYMFWFTIVFSLLYLLLMPGLGSFKGLLGWQSSIQDARSLAEIKEKEAKLLASGSGYIQYEREMTKAEATFGPIFAAYASRPIEELAYDKDALKVGQRLFLQNCAQCHGSAAKGGNGFPNLTDSDWLYGGKPEIIKETLLHGRVAQMPAWGDALGEQGVKEMTAYVLSLSGRKVNQQLADAGKAKFAMCAACHGQDGKGAYLNNLPVAAGAAPNLTDDIWLYGGSERAVEETLRYGRHGVMPAWQDRLGADKVHVLAAYVYRLSNPEPKEQE from the coding sequence ATGAGTAGCTTCTGGAGCATCTGGATCATCGTACTGACGCTCATCGTGATCATCGGCTGTGCCGTGGTCCTGTTCTGGGCACGCAGGAACTCCACCGACATCAAGGAGGGTGAACTGATGCACCACTCCTTCGACGGCATAGTGGAGATCAACAACCCGCTGCCCAGGTGGTGGTACTACATGTTCTGGTTCACCATCGTCTTTTCGTTGCTGTACCTGTTGCTGATGCCGGGACTGGGTAGCTTCAAGGGCCTGCTGGGCTGGCAATCGTCCATCCAGGACGCCCGCTCCCTGGCCGAAATCAAGGAAAAGGAAGCCAAGCTTCTGGCCAGTGGCAGCGGTTATATCCAGTACGAGCGGGAGATGACCAAGGCCGAAGCCACCTTCGGGCCCATCTTTGCCGCCTACGCCAGCCGCCCTATAGAAGAACTGGCCTACGACAAAGACGCCCTCAAGGTAGGCCAGCGATTGTTCCTGCAAAACTGCGCCCAATGCCACGGTTCGGCCGCCAAGGGGGGTAACGGTTTCCCCAACCTCACCGACAGCGATTGGCTCTACGGCGGCAAGCCGGAGATCATCAAGGAAACCCTTCTGCACGGCCGGGTAGCGCAGATGCCGGCCTGGGGCGATGCCCTGGGTGAGCAAGGGGTCAAAGAGATGACCGCCTACGTGCTGAGCCTGTCCGGGCGCAAGGTCAACCAGCAGTTGGCCGACGCCGGCAAGGCCAAGTTCGCCATGTGCGCCGCCTGCCATGGCCAGGACGGTAAAGGGGCCTACCTCAATAACCTGCCGGTGGCCGCCGGCGCCGCCCCCAACCTGACCGATGACATTTGGCTTTACGGTGGTTCGGAGCGGGCCGTGGAAGAAACCCTCCGTTACGGGCGCCATGGGGTGATGCCGGCCTGGCAAGACCGCCTGGGGGCGGACAAGGTCCACGTACTGGCCGCCTATGTCTATCGCCTCTCCAACCCCGAGCCGAAGGAACAGGAATAA
- a CDS encoding CcoQ/FixQ family Cbb3-type cytochrome c oxidase assembly chaperone, with product MDYGTFRGVITLVILLLFVGIAVWAWSARRQKDFEEAANLVFSDEDTPDDKQESKQ from the coding sequence ATGGATTACGGAACCTTCAGGGGTGTAATCACCCTGGTGATCTTACTGCTGTTCGTGGGCATTGCCGTCTGGGCCTGGTCGGCCCGGCGCCAAAAGGACTTCGAAGAAGCGGCCAACCTGGTGTTTTCCGACGAAGACACCCCTGATGACAAGCAGGAGTCAAAACAATGA